Proteins found in one Acidimicrobiales bacterium genomic segment:
- a CDS encoding DUF3488 and transglutaminase-like domain-containing protein encodes MELRRRVLLSAEVALATLTIIVTISLERLFLDTTFLRDLLVLVIGSHVVAAVCRRAELSMLWSTLVSGVALIVLGTAVFYPDVSALIVPTGETLTVLGDDLREAWRVFGEEAAPVPPLRGFLVTTAVLIWYGVFLADWAAFRLRSPLEAVAPAGAVFVFASLLGLDRHEVAHGALFAAGLLAVLLTLRAERQVREEVWVASGAADGVRTTLRVGAAAGVAAVILAAMVAPQVPGATAQPLVDITTINDGPDTRSVLSPLVEISASLVSQSDTELFSVRVERSQQDYWRLMALTTFEDEIWRRSSNFDDARGPVDSDIDATVPTDAVTQEITIADLGNIYLPAAYEVSEIVDDGGVRLEYEVATGALVVERGLEEIPRGLTYTIESQVPDYSPTDLPADADEGLDGGFVAAHTQLPPTCEPGESSADTGCWPTEISDLAAEITAGATTDHERVLALQRFFLDPDRFTYNLDVRLEHDIDSMTDFLAIGEGYCEQFASTFAAMARSLGIPTRVAVGFTWGEWNEARQSYVVTGKYAHAWPEVYFAGVGWVVFDPTPGRSRGLDADITQLPVPEQDGDLAGGENLPSTTTTAAPDPDSEPGNLTPGPARPPSTTTPPILGAPGGAGPGDDTDGPGGALRLALIVLGLAILVLGFVPGVQYLRRRRRMARVSADPVGQGEVAWDDAVRALRLLALVNEPTQTPHEFASVVERSHRQLGPIRQLADHVTALRYSTGDEATDHALAAHAASADIVRRCRAQVSRARLIGDTMDPRTLLLPAPAPLSMR; translated from the coding sequence ATGGAGCTGCGTCGCCGCGTGCTGCTCAGCGCCGAAGTCGCGCTCGCGACGCTCACGATCATCGTCACGATCTCGCTCGAACGCCTCTTCCTCGACACCACGTTCCTTCGGGACCTCCTGGTCCTGGTCATCGGCTCCCACGTCGTCGCCGCCGTGTGTCGCCGCGCCGAGCTCTCGATGCTGTGGTCCACCCTGGTCAGCGGCGTGGCCCTGATCGTGCTGGGCACCGCGGTCTTCTACCCCGACGTGTCGGCGCTCATCGTCCCCACCGGCGAGACGCTGACGGTGCTCGGCGACGACCTCCGCGAGGCGTGGCGGGTGTTCGGCGAGGAGGCCGCGCCCGTCCCGCCGCTCCGGGGCTTCCTGGTCACCACCGCCGTGCTGATCTGGTACGGGGTGTTCCTCGCCGACTGGGCCGCCTTTCGGCTCCGTTCCCCGCTCGAGGCCGTCGCCCCGGCCGGCGCCGTGTTCGTGTTCGCCTCGCTGCTGGGCCTCGACCGTCACGAGGTCGCCCACGGTGCGCTGTTCGCCGCCGGTCTGCTCGCCGTGCTCCTCACGCTGCGAGCCGAGCGGCAGGTCCGCGAAGAAGTCTGGGTGGCGAGCGGTGCCGCCGATGGCGTCCGCACCACACTGCGGGTCGGGGCGGCGGCCGGCGTCGCGGCCGTGATCCTCGCCGCCATGGTCGCGCCGCAGGTCCCCGGGGCGACGGCCCAACCCCTCGTCGACATCACCACCATCAACGACGGACCGGACACCCGGTCGGTACTGAGTCCACTGGTGGAGATCTCGGCCTCGCTCGTCAGCCAGTCCGACACGGAACTGTTCTCGGTGCGGGTCGAGCGATCGCAGCAGGACTACTGGCGGCTCATGGCGCTCACCACCTTCGAGGACGAGATCTGGCGACGGAGCTCGAACTTCGACGACGCGCGCGGCCCGGTCGACAGCGACATCGATGCCACCGTTCCCACCGACGCCGTGACCCAGGAGATCACCATCGCCGACCTCGGCAACATCTACCTGCCGGCGGCCTACGAGGTCAGCGAGATCGTCGACGACGGCGGCGTCCGACTCGAGTACGAGGTCGCCACCGGCGCCCTCGTCGTCGAGCGGGGGCTCGAGGAGATCCCACGAGGGCTGACCTACACGATCGAATCACAGGTCCCCGACTACTCACCCACGGATCTCCCCGCCGATGCCGACGAGGGACTCGACGGGGGCTTCGTCGCGGCGCACACCCAACTCCCGCCGACCTGCGAGCCGGGCGAGTCCAGCGCCGACACCGGCTGCTGGCCGACGGAGATCAGCGATCTGGCCGCCGAGATCACCGCCGGGGCCACCACCGACCACGAGCGGGTTCTCGCCCTCCAGCGGTTCTTCCTCGACCCCGATCGGTTCACCTACAACCTCGATGTCCGACTCGAGCACGACATCGACTCGATGACCGACTTCCTGGCGATCGGCGAGGGCTACTGCGAACAGTTCGCCTCCACGTTCGCGGCCATGGCCCGCTCGCTCGGCATTCCCACCCGTGTCGCCGTGGGGTTCACCTGGGGCGAGTGGAACGAGGCTCGCCAGTCCTACGTGGTGACCGGGAAGTACGCCCACGCCTGGCCCGAGGTGTACTTCGCCGGCGTGGGATGGGTCGTCTTCGACCCCACGCCGGGCCGCAGCCGCGGTCTCGATGCCGACATCACCCAGCTCCCGGTGCCCGAGCAGGACGGCGATCTCGCAGGAGGCGAGAACCTGCCCAGTACCACGACCACTGCGGCACCCGACCCCGACAGCGAACCCGGCAACCTCACCCCGGGTCCGGCCCGTCCTCCCTCCACGACCACGCCACCGATCCTCGGCGCACCCGGCGGGGCGGGACCCGGTGACGACACCGATGGCCCCGGCGGCGCCCTCCGGCTCGCGCTGATCGTCCTCGGGCTGGCGATACTCGTCCTCGGGTTCGTGCCCGGAGTGCAGTACCTCCGGCGCCGGCGCCGGATGGCCCGCGTGTCCGCCGACCCCGTCGGCCAGGGCGAGGTGGCGTGGGACGACGCGGTCCGGGCCCTACGCCTGCTCGCCCTCGTCAACGAACCCACCCAGACGCCGCACGAGTTCGCGTCCGTCGTCGAACGCTCCCATCGTCAACTGGGTCCGATTCGCCAACTGGCCGACCATGTCACCGCGCTGCGGTACTCGACCGGCGACGAGGCGACCGACCACGCACTGGCCGCCCACGCGGCATCAGCCGACATCGTGCGCCGCTGCCGTGCGCAGGTCAGCCGAGCCCGCCTGATCGGCGACACCATGGACCCCCGCACCCTGTTGCTGCCGGCACCCGCGCCACTCTCGATGCGCTGA
- a CDS encoding DUF58 domain-containing protein, translating to MPTRAGWGVLAGGIVLLLTGRLVGGLEFMIPGAAAVLAVAGAVAVRRLRPSRIAVAKQLAPPRVPAGDPARVDIEIINRAASRSPLLRLHDAVTGTHGVHLSIAALPAQGSARGAYRLPTTRRGVIALGPTRIDDVDPLGLAHRSHLLESTVRLIVHPIIEQIPVRRVPSGDDPLLGEELRQSLGLSDEEFDGLRPYAPGDDLRRIHWPSSARQGELQVRQFRPPRHGRLTVAIDTRPPGDTADALDITTSIAASVAASVLAAGDATRVETTDGRSTPLVHGNAQLDQVLEFLALLENGNTHIHPAVPSEAGTVVAVTTDPAIARDPVARVAFAQRLRARIVITCDATVWGADTGGHSTGDWLHLTGPGQLGALWRLDRNRTTAVVG from the coding sequence GTGCCCACCCGAGCCGGCTGGGGGGTCCTCGCCGGTGGGATCGTGCTGCTGCTCACCGGTCGGCTGGTCGGCGGTCTCGAGTTCATGATCCCCGGCGCGGCCGCCGTGCTGGCCGTCGCCGGTGCCGTCGCCGTTCGCCGGCTCCGACCCTCGCGCATCGCCGTCGCCAAGCAGCTCGCGCCGCCCCGGGTGCCGGCCGGCGATCCGGCCCGGGTCGACATCGAGATCATCAATCGTGCCGCCTCGCGCTCTCCCCTGCTCCGCTTGCACGATGCCGTCACCGGCACCCACGGCGTGCACCTCTCGATCGCGGCCCTTCCGGCCCAGGGCTCCGCCCGGGGCGCGTACCGGCTGCCCACCACCCGCCGCGGCGTCATCGCCCTCGGCCCGACGCGGATCGACGACGTCGACCCGCTCGGGCTCGCCCACCGCTCCCACCTGCTCGAATCCACCGTCCGCCTGATCGTCCACCCGATCATCGAGCAGATCCCCGTGCGACGGGTGCCGTCCGGCGACGACCCGCTGCTCGGCGAGGAACTCCGGCAGTCGCTCGGACTGAGCGACGAAGAGTTCGACGGACTTCGGCCCTACGCCCCCGGCGACGACCTCCGCCGCATCCACTGGCCGTCGTCGGCGCGTCAGGGTGAGCTCCAGGTCCGCCAGTTCCGTCCGCCCCGCCACGGCCGACTCACCGTCGCCATCGACACCCGACCGCCGGGCGACACCGCCGATGCCCTCGACATCACCACGTCGATCGCCGCGTCGGTGGCGGCGTCGGTGCTCGCCGCCGGCGACGCAACCCGGGTGGAGACCACCGACGGCCGGTCCACACCGCTCGTGCACGGCAACGCGCAACTCGACCAGGTCCTCGAGTTTCTCGCCCTCCTGGAGAACGGCAACACGCACATCCATCCCGCGGTGCCGAGCGAGGCCGGCACCGTCGTGGCCGTCACCACCGACCCGGCCATCGCCCGCGATCCGGTCGCCCGCGTGGCATTCGCCCAGCGCCTGCGGGCCCGCATCGTGATCACGTGCGATGCGACCGTGTGGGGCGCCGACACCGGCGGCCACTCCACGGGCGACTGGCTCCACCTCACCGGGCCGGGCCAACTCGGCGCACTCTGGCGTCTCGACCGGAACCGAACCACCGCGGTGGTGGGCTAG
- a CDS encoding MoxR family ATPase translates to MTATDDHPDDGAIGSVTLRESTTARHGASEGFAERFTSIRHNIEQVVRGKTDVIHLLVLALVCDGHVLVEDVPGVGKTSLGKALARSVDGKFGRVQFTPDLLPTDVTGMSVWNRSAETFEFRPGPIFSDVLLADEINRASPKTQSALLEAMAERQVTSDGVTHQVGSPFMVIATQNPIEHEGTYALPEAQLDRFLMRLSIGYPAREAEQVILERQGGVAQMVDSLRPVVTAAEIREMSESLENIYVAPALRSYLLDLAEATRRHGSLSLGLSPRGVLALQRVARAQAASQGRTYATPDDVKALGRVVMPHRLLVTPEVRMRGVKPSDVVAEILDGVPVPRPESS, encoded by the coding sequence GTGACAGCGACTGACGACCATCCCGACGACGGTGCCATCGGGTCGGTGACCCTCCGGGAGTCCACAACGGCCCGCCATGGTGCCTCCGAGGGCTTCGCCGAACGGTTCACCTCCATCCGTCACAACATCGAACAGGTCGTACGGGGCAAGACCGACGTCATCCACCTGCTCGTGCTCGCGCTCGTGTGCGACGGCCATGTGTTGGTCGAGGACGTCCCTGGTGTCGGCAAGACCAGCCTCGGCAAGGCCCTCGCTCGCAGCGTCGACGGCAAGTTCGGCCGCGTGCAGTTCACCCCGGACCTGCTTCCCACCGATGTCACGGGCATGTCGGTGTGGAACCGATCGGCAGAGACGTTCGAGTTCCGGCCCGGTCCGATCTTCTCCGACGTGCTCCTCGCCGACGAGATCAACCGGGCCTCGCCGAAGACGCAGTCGGCGCTCCTCGAAGCCATGGCCGAGCGGCAGGTCACCTCCGACGGGGTCACGCATCAGGTCGGCTCGCCGTTCATGGTGATCGCCACCCAGAACCCCATCGAACACGAGGGCACCTACGCATTGCCCGAGGCCCAACTCGACCGGTTCCTCATGCGGTTGAGCATCGGCTACCCCGCCCGCGAGGCCGAGCAGGTCATCCTCGAACGCCAGGGCGGCGTGGCCCAGATGGTCGACAGCCTCCGGCCGGTGGTCACTGCCGCCGAAATCCGTGAGATGTCCGAGTCGCTGGAGAACATCTACGTCGCACCGGCGCTGCGGTCCTATCTGCTCGACCTCGCCGAGGCGACCCGTCGCCACGGCTCGTTGTCGCTCGGGCTCTCCCCCCGGGGCGTCCTCGCGCTCCAGCGGGTCGCCCGGGCCCAGGCCGCATCGCAGGGCCGCACCTACGCCACACCCGACGACGTGAAGGCGCTCGGACGGGTGGTCATGCCCCACCGGCTCCTCGTCACCCCCGAAGTCCGGATGCGCGGCGTCAAACCCTCCGACGTCGTCGCCGAGATCCTCGACGGCGTGCCCGTTCCGCGGCCCGAGTCGAGCTGA
- a CDS encoding ROK family protein, with the protein MVVAPMPPALALDVGGTKFEVALVDFDGRIRERRRVASSGATDPDELFARIEAMIEPMALEGVAVCGVGSGGPMRAGGSAVSPLNIPAWRDFPLHGRMAALTGLETFVDNDAKALALAEGWKGAARGVRNYLGMVVSTGVGGGIVLDGRLLDGDEGNAGHIGHVVVEPEGTPLPGHIRGVLEAEASGTAIAFRTGRPAEDADEAERIRAGTMVGRAVGSVANLLDLQLAVVAGSVALGFGEVFFAAAQREVDRVATLQHSKGTRIRPAELGADGPLIGAAAVGFAGLGHDLLDRR; encoded by the coding sequence GTGGTTGTTGCTCCGATGCCCCCGGCGCTCGCGCTCGACGTGGGCGGCACCAAGTTCGAAGTGGCCCTCGTCGACTTCGACGGGCGGATCCGCGAGCGCCGTCGCGTGGCATCGAGTGGCGCGACCGATCCCGATGAGCTCTTCGCCCGCATCGAGGCGATGATCGAGCCGATGGCACTCGAGGGCGTAGCCGTCTGCGGCGTCGGGTCGGGTGGCCCGATGCGCGCCGGTGGGTCGGCGGTGTCGCCGCTCAACATCCCGGCATGGCGTGACTTTCCGCTGCACGGTCGTATGGCCGCGCTCACGGGTCTCGAGACGTTCGTCGACAACGATGCGAAGGCCCTCGCCCTGGCCGAGGGGTGGAAGGGCGCGGCGCGCGGTGTGCGCAACTATCTCGGCATGGTCGTCTCCACCGGTGTCGGCGGCGGCATCGTGCTCGACGGGCGGCTGCTCGACGGCGACGAGGGCAACGCCGGCCACATCGGCCACGTCGTGGTCGAGCCGGAGGGGACACCGCTCCCGGGGCACATCAGGGGTGTGCTCGAGGCGGAGGCCAGCGGCACCGCCATCGCGTTTCGCACGGGCAGACCGGCCGAGGACGCCGACGAGGCAGAGCGCATTCGGGCGGGCACGATGGTCGGCCGGGCCGTGGGCTCGGTGGCGAACCTGCTCGATCTCCAGCTCGCCGTGGTCGCCGGGTCGGTGGCCCTGGGTTTCGGCGAGGTCTTCTTCGCCGCCGCGCAGAGGGAGGTCGATCGCGTGGCGACACTGCAACACTCGAAGGGCACCCGGATCCGGCCGGCCGAACTCGGCGCCGACGGTCCGTTGATCGGGGCCGCGGCGGTCGGCTTCGCCGGGCTCGGTCACGATCTCCTGGACCGACGGTGA
- a CDS encoding HNH endonuclease, with amino-acid sequence MAGVLVLNATFEPLAVVPTRRAICLILAEKVEMLEHSGRLVRSERLSVDEPSVVRLSRYVHVPYPTHRSPNRRGVLARDAHQCQYCGGLAETIDHVVPRSRGGGHTWDNVVAACRRCNGGKRDRLVGETTMRLARPPGPPPPSTWIEVAAGSVPHTWTPYLTADRRSA; translated from the coding sequence ATGGCCGGGGTCCTCGTTCTCAATGCGACGTTCGAGCCCCTTGCCGTCGTCCCCACCCGCCGAGCGATCTGCCTGATCCTGGCCGAGAAGGTGGAGATGCTCGAGCACTCGGGACGCCTTGTCCGTTCGGAACGACTGTCCGTCGACGAACCGTCGGTCGTGCGGCTCAGCCGCTACGTCCACGTGCCCTATCCCACGCACCGCTCGCCCAATCGGCGGGGTGTGCTGGCCCGAGATGCGCACCAGTGTCAGTACTGCGGTGGTCTCGCCGAGACGATCGACCACGTCGTGCCGCGGAGCCGTGGTGGCGGCCACACCTGGGACAATGTCGTCGCCGCGTGCCGTCGCTGCAACGGCGGCAAGCGCGATCGCCTGGTCGGTGAGACGACCATGCGGCTTGCTCGTCCCCCGGGCCCGCCGCCGCCGAGCACGTGGATCGAGGTCGCGGCCGGGTCGGTTCCCCACACGTGGACGCCCTACCTCACTGCGGATCGCCGCAGCGCGTGA
- a CDS encoding division/cell wall cluster transcriptional repressor MraZ — protein sequence MAGNARFVGNFEHTLDDKGRLILPSSFRAKLAEGAIVTALDRCLAILPVEEFDRMADALEARVSAGEVEMNALRVFSSNADEVVPDSQGRVRLLPHLREAAGLDRAVVVTGVLRRIEVWDPERWANVSPAGSEKLADAIERGHGAAART from the coding sequence ATGGCGGGAAACGCACGCTTCGTGGGAAACTTCGAGCACACGCTCGACGACAAGGGCCGGCTCATCCTCCCGTCCTCCTTTCGGGCGAAGCTGGCCGAGGGTGCGATCGTCACGGCGCTCGACCGCTGTCTGGCGATCCTTCCGGTCGAGGAATTCGACCGGATGGCCGACGCGCTCGAAGCGCGGGTGTCGGCCGGCGAGGTCGAGATGAATGCCCTTCGCGTGTTCTCGAGCAACGCCGACGAGGTCGTGCCGGACTCGCAGGGGCGAGTGCGCCTGCTTCCTCATCTTCGCGAGGCAGCCGGCCTCGACCGGGCAGTGGTCGTCACCGGTGTGCTGCGCCGCATCGAAGTGTGGGATCCCGAGCGCTGGGCGAACGTGTCGCCCGCCGGCTCCGAGAAGTTGGCCGACGCCATCGAGCGTGGCCACGGTGCGGCGGCTCGCACATGA
- the rsmH gene encoding 16S rRNA (cytosine(1402)-N(4))-methyltransferase RsmH yields the protein MTDVDSSVDLDGVGDFLMSDTPTDDPAAGFAHDPVMRAEVVAVLADVPDGVVVDATLGGAGHALSLLGANDGISLIGLDQDQMALDAAGTRLAPHGDRVTLHHRRFDAITEVVRSLGVDHLSGCLFDLGVSSPQLDTADRGFSFRHSGPLDMRMDQRSATTADELVNTLDEGALASLLRRHGDEPHARRIARAIVAARPIVTTAELADVIREAVPAAVRRKGGHPARRSFQAIRIEVNQELEILDDAIRQAIELLAPEGRCAVLAYHSGEDRIVKHRFRDAAGERPPPRHDLPHPPGYVAEVRLLWRGARKPSAEEIARNPRAEAARFRAVEKLAA from the coding sequence ATGACCGATGTCGACTCTTCAGTCGACCTCGACGGCGTTGGCGATTTTCTCATGTCCGACACGCCCACCGACGACCCCGCAGCGGGTTTCGCGCACGATCCGGTCATGCGGGCCGAGGTCGTCGCCGTGCTCGCCGATGTACCCGACGGGGTCGTCGTCGACGCCACCCTCGGTGGTGCGGGCCACGCACTCTCGCTTCTCGGCGCCAACGACGGCATCTCGCTGATCGGTCTCGATCAGGACCAGATGGCGCTCGACGCCGCCGGTACCCGGCTCGCTCCCCATGGCGACCGGGTCACTCTCCACCACCGACGATTCGATGCCATCACCGAGGTGGTCCGATCGCTCGGTGTCGATCACCTGTCGGGATGTCTGTTCGACCTCGGCGTCTCGTCGCCGCAGCTCGACACCGCCGATCGCGGATTCAGCTTCCGTCACAGCGGGCCACTCGACATGCGAATGGACCAGCGGAGTGCGACGACAGCGGACGAACTCGTCAACACACTCGACGAAGGCGCCCTCGCGTCGCTGCTGCGCCGCCACGGCGACGAGCCGCACGCCCGCCGTATCGCTCGCGCCATCGTGGCCGCCCGGCCGATCGTCACGACCGCCGAGCTCGCCGATGTCATTCGCGAGGCGGTCCCCGCCGCGGTTCGCCGCAAGGGCGGGCACCCCGCCCGTCGCAGCTTCCAGGCGATTCGCATCGAGGTGAATCAGGAGCTCGAGATCCTCGACGATGCCATCCGCCAGGCGATCGAACTGCTCGCCCCCGAAGGCCGATGTGCCGTCCTCGCGTACCACTCGGGCGAGGACCGGATCGTCAAGCATCGCTTCCGCGATGCGGCAGGGGAGAGGCCCCCGCCCCGTCACGATCTGCCGCATCCGCCCGGCTACGTGGCCGAGGTCCGACTGCTCTGGCGGGGCGCCCGCAAGCCGTCGGCCGAGGAAATCGCTCGCAATCCGCGCGCCGAAGCCGCTCGCTTCCGCGCCGTCGAGAAGCTGGCCGCCTGA